The proteins below come from a single Chryseobacterium capnotolerans genomic window:
- a CDS encoding DUF6443 domain-containing protein — protein MKKLIIPIGMLLLSHSVHGQLSQGENYIQSKTYLDYNGTTPTKTSETVQYFDGLGRPKQVVNVKASPLGKDVAVHMEYDQFGRQVKDYLPVPQSGTLNGGIIPNPLSNASQPNIYGSEKIYSEKVLENSPLDRIQQQIQVGNDWSTKPVKFDYATNETGEVIKYTTTTTWENNATKSTIDHGGMYGAGQLYKNTVTDEDGNKTIEFKNGKGQVLLVRKVISATENADTYYVYNEYDQLAWVIPPLLSQKQTWGWDDQQNLAYEYRYDGRNRLVEKKLPGKGWEYMVYDKQDRLVLTQDANLRSQDKWLFTKYDQFSRPIYTGIVDSQPGRIQQAAAIEGHGSNSEVRSANSWSNSGMDIFYTSNQAYPTTNFKLLSVNYYDTYPVYSFNPPFPSSIQQEETLKETVSSEGKSTKGLPVMSLVKNIEDDNWTKNYSYYDTKGRVIGTHSINHLGGYTKTESKLDFAGVAQTVVTRHKRLATDTERLITEAFNYDHQNRLLVHKHQVDANPVEILTQNTYNELSQLETKKVGGADIANPLQIIDYKYNIRGWMTQINDPSNLNGDLFGYKMKYNNPEYSASTIGRFNGNIAEIDWKTSKDGIYRRYNYNYDSLNRMFHAVYSKPGSTVEITSAYNEWLQYDLNGNINRLDRYGQSDGNNPIQIDQLYYTYNGNRLASVSDASGNFSGYPIGGNPIAYDANGNMIDHLDKNISSITYNFLNLPVYVTKNNNKSPLGSISSYLYRTDGAKLKKVYSYYKRGWQGTISLARTVTDYLDGFQYVLEGVGIGCLDCPPPSPDLQFVPTSEGYYDFLKNTYIYNYVDHLGNVRMSYQKGTTGPEIIEESNYYPFGLKHEGYNASVGNSAYQYKYNGKELQETGMYDYGARMYMPDLGRWGVVDPLAEQYRRHSTYNYAVNNPIRFIDPDGRGVNDFVKREDGSIYWDKNANSQATTKTGETYLGKTLSFNFTSYIDGKSWDGPLNGIVDASGVKLTSTLTLTGRENDAGELTSLVGNFKSEPGETPVGEPRMYYPGEGGSNNVFDMKTTSTGINVNFEQHASVSRIEEVGLNAAGFKIVDVAQKLNINYNSSNGNLSVDAYTNIFPSASLTVSGNGNTSKLMQYNQPSFPGTHAAPLKGYSSTFVGSGTISTKQAVYDYSYYPSRFYKRN, from the coding sequence ATGAAAAAACTTATAATTCCCATAGGCATGCTGCTGCTGAGTCATTCAGTACATGGCCAGCTTAGCCAGGGAGAAAACTATATCCAATCCAAGACCTATCTTGATTATAATGGAACGACTCCCACAAAAACCTCAGAAACCGTTCAGTATTTTGACGGTTTGGGAAGACCTAAACAGGTGGTCAATGTAAAAGCATCTCCCCTGGGAAAAGATGTAGCAGTTCATATGGAATACGACCAGTTTGGAAGACAGGTAAAAGATTATCTTCCCGTGCCTCAATCAGGAACCCTGAATGGCGGTATTATTCCCAATCCGTTATCTAATGCTTCCCAGCCTAATATTTATGGCTCAGAAAAAATTTATTCAGAGAAAGTATTGGAGAATTCTCCATTAGACAGGATTCAGCAGCAGATTCAGGTGGGTAATGACTGGAGTACTAAACCTGTAAAATTTGACTATGCAACCAATGAAACAGGAGAAGTAATAAAATATACCACTACAACAACTTGGGAAAATAATGCTACTAAATCCACCATTGACCATGGTGGGATGTATGGAGCTGGTCAGCTTTATAAAAATACCGTTACCGATGAAGACGGAAACAAAACCATTGAATTTAAAAATGGTAAAGGACAGGTTCTATTAGTAAGAAAAGTAATAAGTGCTACAGAAAACGCTGATACCTATTATGTTTATAATGAGTATGATCAATTAGCATGGGTAATTCCACCTTTGTTATCCCAAAAACAAACCTGGGGATGGGATGATCAGCAAAATTTAGCTTATGAGTATCGCTATGACGGAAGAAACCGTCTTGTAGAAAAGAAGCTCCCGGGAAAAGGCTGGGAATATATGGTATATGATAAACAGGATAGACTGGTTCTTACTCAGGATGCCAACTTAAGGTCACAGGATAAATGGCTGTTTACAAAGTATGACCAGTTTTCAAGACCAATTTATACAGGAATAGTAGACAGCCAGCCAGGCAGAATTCAACAGGCTGCTGCAATAGAAGGACATGGTTCCAATAGCGAAGTCAGATCTGCTAACAGTTGGAGTAATAGTGGAATGGACATCTTCTATACAAGTAACCAAGCTTATCCTACAACTAACTTTAAGCTTTTAAGTGTCAATTATTACGATACCTATCCAGTATATAGCTTTAATCCACCATTTCCTTCAAGCATTCAGCAAGAAGAGACTTTGAAAGAAACAGTCTCCTCTGAAGGAAAAAGTACCAAGGGACTTCCTGTAATGAGCCTGGTAAAAAATATTGAAGATGACAACTGGACCAAAAACTACAGCTATTATGACACCAAAGGAAGAGTGATTGGCACCCATTCCATCAATCACCTTGGAGGATATACCAAAACAGAATCCAAACTGGATTTTGCAGGAGTAGCTCAAACTGTTGTCACCAGACATAAAAGGCTGGCAACAGATACAGAAAGATTGATTACGGAAGCTTTTAACTATGACCATCAGAACAGACTTTTGGTTCATAAACACCAGGTAGATGCCAATCCTGTGGAAATTCTCACTCAGAATACCTATAATGAGCTTTCCCAGCTGGAAACTAAAAAAGTGGGCGGAGCGGATATCGCCAATCCTTTACAAATCATAGACTACAAGTACAATATCAGAGGGTGGATGACTCAGATTAATGACCCATCGAACCTTAATGGAGATTTGTTCGGATATAAAATGAAGTATAACAATCCGGAGTATTCAGCATCAACAATAGGCCGGTTCAATGGTAATATTGCAGAGATCGATTGGAAAACCTCTAAAGATGGTATTTATAGAAGGTACAATTACAATTATGACAGCCTAAACAGAATGTTTCATGCTGTTTATAGTAAACCAGGTTCAACGGTAGAAATTACAAGTGCTTATAACGAATGGCTGCAATATGATCTTAATGGTAATATTAACCGGTTAGACCGATATGGGCAATCAGATGGTAATAATCCTATCCAGATAGATCAATTGTATTATACATACAATGGTAATAGATTAGCTTCTGTATCGGATGCATCTGGAAATTTTTCGGGATATCCTATCGGTGGTAATCCTATAGCTTATGATGCCAATGGTAATATGATTGATCATTTAGATAAAAACATAAGTTCAATAACGTATAATTTTTTAAATCTTCCTGTCTATGTGACTAAGAATAATAATAAAAGTCCGCTTGGCAGCATTAGTTCCTACTTGTACAGAACAGATGGTGCTAAGCTTAAAAAAGTGTATTCTTATTATAAAAGAGGCTGGCAGGGAACTATAAGTCTTGCCCGAACCGTTACAGATTATTTGGATGGGTTTCAGTATGTTTTGGAAGGAGTAGGAATAGGGTGCTTGGATTGCCCACCACCTTCACCGGATTTACAATTTGTACCCACATCAGAAGGATATTATGATTTTTTAAAAAATACTTATATTTACAATTATGTAGATCATTTAGGAAATGTAAGAATGAGTTACCAGAAAGGAACTACAGGACCAGAGATCATTGAAGAAAGTAATTACTATCCGTTTGGATTAAAGCATGAGGGATATAATGCTTCGGTTGGAAATTCTGCATATCAGTACAAGTACAATGGCAAGGAGCTTCAAGAAACGGGAATGTATGATTATGGTGCGAGGATGTATATGCCGGATTTAGGTAGATGGGGAGTTGTTGATCCGCTGGCGGAACAGTATCGTAGACACTCTACTTATAATTACGCAGTAAATAATCCTATTCGTTTTATAGATCCGGATGGACGAGGAGTAAATGATTTTGTTAAAAGAGAAGATGGGAGTATTTATTGGGATAAAAACGCAAACTCTCAGGCTACGACAAAAACTGGAGAAACTTATTTAGGAAAAACATTGAGCTTTAATTTTACAAGTTACATTGATGGAAAAAGTTGGGATGGACCTTTAAATGGCATTGTGGACGCATCAGGTGTTAAATTAACAAGTACATTAACATTGACCGGAAGAGAAAATGATGCTGGTGAATTAACAAGTTTGGTTGGAAATTTTAAGTCTGAACCTGGTGAAACTCCGGTAGGTGAACCAAGAATGTACTATCCTGGGGAGGGAGGAAGCAATAATGTATTCGATATGAAAACTACTTCAACAGGAATTAATGTAAATTTTGAACAACATGCAAGTGTATCTCGAATTGAAGAAGTTGGTTTAAATGCAGCTGGGTTTAAAATAGTTGATGTTGCTCAAAAACTAAATATTAATTATAACAGCAGTAATGGTAATCTTTCTGTAGATGCATACACTAATATATTCCCCTCAGCAAGTTTAACAGTTTCTGGTAATGGCAATACTTCTAAATTAATGCAATATAATCAACCATCTTTTCCTGGAACTCATGCAGCTCCTCTAAAGGGATATTCATCTACATTTGTAGGTTCAGGAACTATTTCTACAAAGCAGGCTGTGTATGATTACTCTTACTACCCATCAAGATTTTACAAAAGAAATTAA
- a CDS encoding T9SS type A sorting domain-containing protein, giving the protein MKKLYFSACTLCTILGLSAQEVLWQKDIQSSTQDFLSQVTTTIDQQYLITGSSIQSGSGKLEAGSKQNNGYDFHLVKLNQQGEQAWEKYFSGNNHDYLSATVSTQDGGFLVAGTSYSGKGLDKKEDSKGGSDMWLIRINEFGDELWQKTLGTASDEEAKAVIQTTDLGFFIAGNVQNSSKGYGSKDVWITRLDKDGKELSQLIIGGKGLDEVEKMIPTRDGGALLGIYSRSSEVKDSGVRNLESKSSTGSTSTYNLLSATSKQSSNFGEGDYWIVKLDKNGKVEWEKNFGGKGDDHIRTLALTSNGYIIGGESRSERSGNKTVGIEEGTDLWLISLNERGDEQWQKSYNFKNRDILMGMSVIHSSDDKSSKGILLGGYTQAEGRIEKDDETFWMLYLDANGNEQWRKHVAGESRQKEERLSDLKLNRDGSIILAGTSAKELGKENWKIVKLGDKQVTDLIAKYDIKIYPNPVSDYAYVEIGFDFKEADIMLYDMSGRQLQSLKTKNRVTKINTQALIQGAYLVTIKTDNNKTANAKLIKK; this is encoded by the coding sequence ATGAAAAAACTTTATTTTAGTGCATGTACGCTATGCACCATTCTGGGACTGTCTGCCCAGGAAGTTCTCTGGCAAAAAGATATCCAATCCTCTACCCAGGATTTTCTAAGTCAGGTGACCACAACAATCGATCAGCAATACCTTATCACAGGAAGTTCTATACAGTCAGGAAGTGGGAAGCTGGAGGCTGGAAGTAAGCAGAACAACGGTTATGATTTCCATTTGGTGAAACTTAACCAACAGGGAGAACAGGCCTGGGAAAAGTATTTCTCAGGAAATAATCATGATTATCTCTCTGCCACGGTATCTACCCAGGATGGCGGATTTCTTGTAGCCGGAACTTCATATTCAGGAAAAGGCCTGGATAAGAAAGAGGATTCCAAAGGCGGATCTGATATGTGGCTGATCCGAATCAATGAATTCGGAGATGAATTATGGCAGAAAACTCTGGGAACCGCTTCAGATGAAGAAGCCAAAGCAGTGATCCAAACTACAGATCTAGGCTTCTTTATTGCCGGAAATGTTCAAAACTCCTCCAAAGGCTATGGTTCCAAAGATGTCTGGATCACAAGACTCGACAAAGATGGAAAAGAACTCTCTCAATTGATCATAGGTGGAAAAGGGTTGGATGAAGTAGAGAAAATGATTCCAACAAGAGATGGCGGAGCCTTATTGGGAATATATTCCAGGAGTTCCGAGGTTAAGGATTCTGGGGTTAGAAATCTTGAAAGTAAATCTTCGACTGGAAGTACTAGTACCTATAACCTACTATCTGCTACCTCAAAACAAAGCAGCAACTTCGGTGAAGGCGACTACTGGATTGTCAAACTGGACAAAAACGGAAAAGTAGAATGGGAAAAGAACTTTGGCGGGAAAGGAGATGATCATATCAGAACCTTAGCTTTAACCTCAAACGGTTATATCATCGGTGGTGAATCCCGATCCGAAAGATCCGGAAATAAAACTGTCGGCATTGAAGAAGGCACAGACCTATGGCTGATTTCATTGAATGAAAGAGGTGATGAGCAGTGGCAGAAATCCTATAATTTCAAAAACCGCGATATCCTGATGGGAATGAGCGTCATTCATTCTTCAGATGACAAGTCTTCAAAAGGAATTCTGTTAGGCGGCTATACTCAGGCTGAAGGAAGAATAGAAAAAGATGATGAGACCTTCTGGATGCTATATCTGGATGCAAATGGCAATGAGCAGTGGAGAAAACATGTCGCAGGAGAGTCCAGACAGAAAGAAGAGCGGCTTTCAGATTTGAAGCTGAATCGCGATGGCTCAATTATCCTTGCTGGAACGAGTGCTAAAGAACTGGGAAAAGAAAACTGGAAGATTGTAAAGCTGGGCGACAAGCAGGTGACTGATTTGATTGCCAAATATGACATCAAGATCTATCCAAACCCAGTATCAGATTATGCTTATGTAGAAATAGGGTTTGATTTCAAGGAAGCTGATATTATGCTGTATGATATGAGCGGAAGACAGCTTCAGAGCTTAAAAACCAAGAACCGAGTGACCAAGATCAATACCCAAGCTTTGATACAGGGAGCATATTTAGTAACGATAAAAACTGATAATAATAAAACAGCGAATGCAAAGCTGATTAAAAAATAA
- a CDS encoding efflux RND transporter permease subunit → MFKKFIRRPVLSIVISLIIVFMGVLSLVKLPVTQFPSISPPKVNITAEYPGANNELLIKSVVIPLERGLNGVPGMKYMTSDAGNDGEASIQVVFDLGTDPNVAAVNVQNRVSSVVNKLPPLVVREGVKITREEPNMLMYINLYSDDPKADQKFLFNYADINVMSELRRVSGVGFADILGTREYAMRIWLKPDRLTAYNISADEVMESLNEQSLEASPGKTGESSGKRSQSFEYVLKYPGRFNNEKDYGNIILRAKPDGESIRLKDVADIEFGSSMYDIYSTLNGKPSAAITVKQSYGSNASDVIKNVKALMADLEKNTFPKGMHYDISYDVSRFLDASMEKVIHTLFEAFILVAIVVFLFLGDWRSTLIPALAVPVSLVGTFAVMSAFGITLNMISLFALVMAIGVVVDDAIVVIEAVHAKMEEKNLSPLKATEEAMHEISGAIIAITLVMASVFIPIAFMSGPVGVFYRQFSITMASSIILSGVVALTLTPALCALILKNNHGKAKKKTPITIFLDKFNNLFTKGAGKYEGLLKKTVTKKGITLPLLLAFCACTFFLSNSLPSGFIPAEDQGMIYAIIQTPPGSTLERTNQIARELLRESEDVDGVKSVSSLAGYEILTEGTGSNSGTCLINLKSWDERKESAAEIIEKLEEKAKNIPGANIEFFQPPSIPGYGAAGGFELRLLDKAGSGDYHKMEQVSNDFVKELKKRPELGSAFTFYSASFPQYMLRVDNDLAEQKGVTIAKAMDNLSTLIGSNYETSFIRFDRPYKVIVQAGPQYRALPTDLLKLYVKNDKDQMVPYSDFMHLEKVYGLSEITRHNMYNSAEVSGTPAPGYSSGQAIKAIQEVADKTLPRGFGIDWAGISKDEVSRGNEAVFIFLVCLGFVYLILAAQYESFILPLPVILSLPTGIFGAFLCLKLLGLENNIYAQVAMVMLIGLLGKNAVLIVEFAVQKKAEEGIPVAKAAIEGAAIRFRPILMTSFAFIAGLIPLVVATGPGAIGNRTIGTAAAGGMLIGTVFGLMIIPGLYYIFGTIAEKSRLARYEEENPLTEQTEPYEHDGKFED, encoded by the coding sequence CCGCCTAAAGTAAATATTACCGCAGAATATCCCGGAGCCAACAACGAACTATTGATTAAATCCGTTGTTATTCCACTGGAAAGAGGATTAAACGGAGTTCCTGGTATGAAATATATGACCTCGGATGCCGGAAACGACGGAGAAGCATCTATTCAGGTCGTATTTGATCTTGGGACAGATCCTAACGTTGCCGCAGTAAATGTTCAAAACCGTGTGTCCTCTGTAGTTAATAAATTACCTCCTCTGGTAGTTCGTGAAGGGGTGAAAATTACCCGTGAAGAACCCAATATGCTAATGTACATTAACCTGTACAGTGATGATCCGAAAGCCGATCAGAAATTCCTGTTCAATTATGCAGATATCAATGTAATGTCTGAATTGAGAAGGGTAAGCGGGGTAGGTTTTGCTGATATTCTGGGAACCCGTGAATATGCTATGCGTATCTGGCTTAAACCTGATAGGTTAACTGCTTATAACATTTCAGCTGATGAAGTGATGGAATCTTTAAATGAACAGAGCTTGGAAGCATCTCCTGGAAAAACAGGAGAAAGTTCAGGAAAACGATCTCAGTCATTTGAATATGTATTGAAGTATCCAGGTCGTTTTAATAACGAAAAGGATTATGGAAATATCATTTTAAGAGCAAAGCCGGATGGCGAATCAATCAGGTTAAAAGATGTGGCTGATATTGAATTCGGGAGCTCGATGTATGATATCTATTCCACATTGAATGGGAAACCTTCTGCAGCGATCACTGTAAAACAATCTTACGGTTCCAATGCCAGTGACGTTATCAAAAATGTAAAAGCCTTAATGGCTGATCTTGAAAAAAATACTTTCCCTAAAGGAATGCATTATGATATCAGTTATGACGTTTCCAGATTCCTGGATGCTTCCATGGAAAAAGTAATTCATACTTTATTTGAAGCTTTTATACTGGTAGCAATTGTGGTATTTCTTTTCCTTGGAGACTGGCGTTCAACCTTAATTCCGGCATTAGCCGTACCGGTTTCGTTAGTGGGAACCTTTGCGGTGATGTCTGCATTTGGTATTACTTTGAATATGATCTCACTCTTTGCTCTTGTAATGGCAATCGGTGTCGTTGTAGATGATGCTATCGTAGTTATTGAAGCGGTTCATGCGAAGATGGAGGAGAAGAATCTCTCTCCTTTAAAAGCAACAGAAGAGGCGATGCATGAGATCAGTGGGGCGATTATTGCCATCACTCTGGTAATGGCATCTGTATTCATTCCGATTGCGTTTATGTCCGGGCCGGTTGGGGTATTTTACCGTCAGTTCTCGATTACCATGGCATCGTCCATTATTCTATCGGGGGTAGTGGCTTTGACTTTGACGCCGGCTTTATGTGCTTTAATCTTAAAAAATAATCACGGAAAAGCGAAGAAGAAAACACCGATTACTATTTTCCTTGATAAATTCAATAACCTGTTTACAAAAGGAGCTGGGAAATATGAAGGATTGCTGAAGAAAACGGTTACTAAAAAAGGAATTACTTTACCGTTATTATTAGCATTTTGTGCCTGTACATTCTTCTTGAGTAACTCTCTTCCTTCAGGATTTATTCCTGCTGAAGATCAGGGGATGATTTATGCGATCATTCAGACCCCTCCGGGATCTACTTTGGAAAGAACCAACCAGATTGCCAGAGAACTCTTGAGGGAATCTGAAGATGTTGACGGTGTAAAATCTGTTTCTTCACTGGCTGGTTATGAGATCTTGACAGAGGGAACCGGATCCAACTCAGGAACCTGTCTTATTAACCTTAAAAGCTGGGATGAACGTAAGGAGTCTGCTGCTGAAATTATAGAAAAGCTGGAAGAAAAAGCCAAGAACATTCCGGGGGCTAATATTGAGTTTTTCCAGCCGCCATCCATTCCAGGATATGGAGCCGCCGGAGGTTTTGAGCTGCGTCTGTTGGATAAGGCAGGAAGCGGTGATTACCATAAAATGGAGCAGGTGAGTAATGATTTTGTGAAGGAACTGAAAAAACGTCCTGAACTGGGATCTGCATTTACCTTCTATTCCGCGAGTTTTCCTCAATATATGCTTCGTGTGGATAATGATCTTGCAGAACAAAAGGGAGTTACGATTGCAAAAGCAATGGATAACCTGTCTACGCTGATCGGTTCCAACTATGAAACCAGTTTTATCCGTTTTGACAGGCCTTATAAGGTGATTGTTCAGGCAGGACCTCAATATCGTGCATTACCGACAGATCTTTTAAAATTGTATGTGAAAAATGATAAGGATCAGATGGTTCCCTATTCGGATTTTATGCACCTTGAAAAAGTATACGGACTGTCTGAGATTACGAGACATAATATGTACAACTCTGCTGAAGTAAGTGGAACTCCGGCACCAGGATACAGTAGCGGACAGGCTATTAAAGCCATTCAGGAAGTTGCGGATAAGACTCTTCCAAGAGGTTTTGGAATTGACTGGGCGGGTATTTCCAAAGATGAAGTGAGCCGTGGAAACGAAGCGGTATTTATCTTCCTTGTATGTCTTGGATTTGTATACCTGATTCTTGCTGCACAATATGAAAGTTTTATTCTTCCATTACCGGTTATTCTGTCTCTTCCGACAGGTATTTTTGGGGCATTTTTATGTTTAAAATTATTAGGATTGGAAAACAATATCTATGCTCAGGTAGCTATGGTCATGTTGATTGGACTTTTAGGTAAGAATGCTGTATTGATTGTGGAATTTGCAGTGCAGAAAAAAGCGGAGGAAGGAATTCCGGTGGCAAAAGCTGCCATTGAAGGAGCTGCTATTCGTTTCCGCCCGATCTTAATGACCTCATTTGCTTTTATTGCCGGATTGATTCCGCTGGTAGTGGCAACAGGCCCGGGAGCTATTGGTAATCGTACTATTGGAACAGCTGCTGCGGGAGGGATGCTGATAGGAACTGTTTTCGGACTGATGATTATTCCAGGATTGTATTACATTTTCGGAACGATTGCTGAAAAATCAAGATTGGCAAGATATGAAGAAGAAAATCCTTTAACAGAACAAACTGAACCTTATGAACACGATGGAAAATTTGAAGACTAA